A portion of the Fusobacterium perfoetens ATCC 29250 genome contains these proteins:
- a CDS encoding SoxR reducing system RseC family protein: MESSGKVTKINGRKITVKMFKESSCAHCSGCGEANKLTREIELDFNPKEREIKVGNIVTFELEDSKMLKIGFLVYVIPVIMMVVGFGIGSYLGKSEGVSVLYSFIGLFLTFLVIHLYDKFIVKEKVSMNITKVEEDTKDNEVSNCSTKK, from the coding sequence ATGGAAAGTAGTGGTAAAGTAACAAAAATAAATGGTAGAAAAATTACAGTAAAAATGTTTAAAGAGAGTTCTTGTGCCCATTGTTCAGGGTGTGGAGAAGCAAATAAATTAACAAGAGAAATAGAATTAGATTTTAATCCAAAAGAGAGAGAAATAAAAGTTGGAAATATTGTAACTTTTGAACTAGAAGATTCTAAAATGTTGAAGATTGGATTTCTAGTATATGTAATTCCTGTTATTATGATGGTTGTTGGATTTGGAATAGGAAGTTATTTAGGAAAAAGTGAAGGAGTAAGCGTTTTATATTCTTTTATTGGACTTTTTTTAACATTTTTAGTTATACATTTATATGATAAATTTATTGTTAAAGAGAAAGTTAGTATGAATATAACAAAAGTAGAAGAAGATACTAAAGACAATGAAGTATCAAATTGTAGTACTAAAAAATAA
- a CDS encoding toxin-antitoxin system YwqK family antitoxin — translation MKKFLCFFSLIFTISFSQKIKLEENNGILLNKDDKKPFTGVLKDGRDRQYFYKGKANGKWLSFYSNGKLKTIENWKDGKLDGKYIVYTEDGKKYMEVFYEEGIEDGYYKLFNLDGSPRIVGRFKDGKATGKWKRYN, via the coding sequence ATGAAAAAATTTCTATGTTTTTTTTCTTTGATATTTACAATTTCTTTTAGTCAAAAAATAAAACTAGAAGAAAATAATGGAATATTATTAAATAAAGATGATAAAAAACCTTTTACAGGAGTTTTAAAAGATGGAAGGGATAGACAATATTTTTATAAAGGAAAGGCAAATGGAAAATGGCTTTCTTTTTACTCTAATGGAAAATTAAAGACAATAGAAAATTGGAAAGATGGAAAACTAGATGGAAAATATATTGTCTATACAGAAGATGGAAAAAAATATATGGAAGTTTTTTATGAAGAAGGAATAGAAGATGGATATTACAAACTTTTTAATTTGGATGGTAGTCCTAGAATAGTAGGGCGTTTTAAAGATGGGAAAGCTACAGGAAAATGGAAAAGATATAATTAG
- the gatC gene encoding Asp-tRNA(Asn)/Glu-tRNA(Gln) amidotransferase subunit GatC encodes MALTREEVLKVAKLARLEFNNDEIEKYQTELNEILNYIDMLNELDTENTKPLSQVNNDTNNLREDEVKPSLSVKEALKNAPEEIDGTVVVPKVVGGE; translated from the coding sequence ATGGCTTTAACTAGAGAAGAAGTTTTAAAAGTTGCAAAACTTGCTAGACTTGAATTTAACAATGATGAAATTGAAAAATATCAAACTGAATTAAATGAAATTTTAAATTACATTGATATGTTAAATGAATTAGACACAGAGAATACTAAACCTTTATCTCAGGTAAACAACGATACTAATAATTTAAGGGAAGATGAAGTAAAACCTTCTCTTTCTGTAAAAGAGGCTTTAAAAAATGCTCCTGAAGAAATTGATGGTACTGTTGTAGTTCCTAAAGTTGTTGGTGGAGAATAA
- the scpB gene encoding SMC-Scp complex subunit ScpB, whose product MENFLINVDELKNKIEAILFIGGEDIKIKDISKFFGIPIDKLIPIIYELKGERKSSGINIEISDSNIYLVSNPKYGGVINNFFEQEKKPKKLSAATLETLSIIAYNQPITKSEIESIRGVNVDSIIGNLESRKFIRICGKKETVGRPNLYEVTEKFLGYLGIDYVNELPNYQEIREQIERLSYNENKGNE is encoded by the coding sequence ATGGAAAATTTCTTAATTAATGTTGATGAATTAAAAAATAAAATAGAGGCTATTCTTTTTATAGGTGGTGAAGATATAAAAATAAAAGATATTTCTAAATTTTTTGGAATTCCTATTGATAAACTTATACCGATTATATATGAATTAAAAGGTGAAAGAAAATCATCTGGAATAAATATAGAAATCTCTGATTCTAACATCTATTTAGTTTCTAATCCAAAATATGGTGGTGTTATAAATAATTTCTTTGAGCAAGAGAAAAAGCCAAAAAAATTATCTGCTGCTACTTTAGAAACTCTTTCTATAATAGCTTACAATCAACCTATTACAAAAAGTGAAATTGAATCTATAAGAGGAGTTAATGTAGATAGTATTATTGGAAACTTAGAGAGCAGAAAATTTATAAGAATTTGTGGAAAAAAAGAAACTGTTGGAAGACCTAATCTTTATGAAGTTACAGAAAAATTCCTTGGATATTTGGGAATAGATTATGTCAATGAATTACCTAATTATCAAGAGATAAGAGAACAAATTGAAAGATTAAGTTATAATGAAAATAAAGGAAATGAATAA
- a CDS encoding cysteine-rich small domain-containing protein, with translation MENKENYKFFQNKECEYFPCHKIKNFSEKFNCLFCYCPLYSLGENCGGNFKYTEQGIKDCSNCILPHIKGIGYEHIQKNIKKVLEKNKKNIDK, from the coding sequence ATGGAAAATAAAGAAAATTACAAATTTTTTCAAAATAAAGAGTGTGAATATTTTCCTTGCCATAAAATAAAAAATTTTTCTGAAAAATTTAATTGTTTATTTTGTTATTGTCCTTTGTATTCTTTAGGAGAAAATTGTGGTGGAAATTTTAAATATACAGAGCAAGGAATAAAAGATTGTTCTAACTGTATATTACCTCATATAAAAGGGATAGGATATGAACATATACAAAAAAATATAAAAAAAGTTTTAGAAAAAAATAAAAAAAATATTGACAAATAG
- a CDS encoding nucleoside triphosphate pyrophosphatase → MILASNSPRRKEILENFGFNLKIITKNIEEISDKKNITDKIMDIANKKVLAVAKDYPNEYVVGSDTVVVIDNEILGKPKNENEIYTMLKKLSNREHEVITSFSLVNISKNLSISDFEISKVQFKNISDEEIKWYIDTKEPFDKAGAYGIQGKGSYFVEKIQGDFFSIMGFPIGKFVRTLNKIGISLSDIDKL, encoded by the coding sequence ATGATACTAGCTTCAAATTCTCCAAGAAGAAAAGAAATTTTAGAGAATTTTGGTTTTAATTTAAAAATAATTACTAAAAATATTGAAGAAATAAGTGATAAAAAAAATATAACAGATAAAATTATGGATATTGCCAATAAAAAAGTTTTAGCTGTAGCTAAAGATTATCCCAACGAATATGTAGTTGGGTCTGATACTGTAGTGGTTATAGATAATGAAATTTTAGGAAAACCTAAAAATGAAAATGAAATTTATACTATGTTAAAAAAGCTTTCTAATAGAGAGCATGAAGTTATAACAAGTTTTTCTCTAGTAAATATATCAAAAAACTTATCTATTTCTGATTTTGAAATTTCAAAGGTACAGTTTAAAAATATAAGTGATGAAGAGATAAAATGGTATATAGATACTAAAGAACCTTTTGATAAAGCTGGAGCTTATGGTATTCAAGGAAAAGGAAGTTACTTTGTAGAAAAAATTCAAGGAGATTTTTTCTCAATAATGGGATTTCCTATTGGAAAATTTGTTAGAACTTTAAATAAAATTGGTATCTCTCTTAGTGATATAGATAAATTATAA
- a CDS encoding pseudouridine synthase — translation MRINKYLANLGVDSRRAIDKLIDEGKILVNGSVALSGMKVDENDEIIINGKNINKKSQNKKVYFMLNKPQKVLSAVKDDRGRKLVTDLIDTDERIFPIGRLDYDTEGLIILTNDGDIYNRVIHPRGEVFKTYYVEIQGSISMTSLNKIKKGIELDGKMTLPAKAKIISSTSNNTTLNVSIKEGRNRQIRRMFESVGHKVTFLKRISIGNLILDEKLKIGGYRPLKKSEINYLYSL, via the coding sequence ATAAGAATAAATAAATATTTAGCAAATTTAGGTGTAGATTCAAGAAGAGCTATTGATAAACTTATTGATGAGGGAAAAATTTTAGTTAATGGAAGTGTGGCTCTTTCTGGAATGAAAGTTGATGAAAATGATGAGATTATTATAAATGGAAAAAATATAAATAAAAAATCTCAAAATAAAAAAGTATATTTTATGCTTAATAAACCTCAAAAAGTTTTATCAGCTGTAAAAGATGATAGAGGTAGAAAATTAGTTACAGATTTAATAGATACTGATGAAAGAATATTTCCTATTGGTCGTCTAGATTATGATACAGAGGGACTTATTATTTTAACAAATGATGGAGATATTTATAACCGAGTAATTCATCCTAGAGGAGAGGTTTTTAAAACTTATTATGTAGAAATTCAAGGAAGTATCTCTATGACATCTCTTAATAAAATAAAAAAAGGAATTGAGTTAGACGGAAAAATGACTCTTCCTGCAAAAGCTAAAATTATTTCTTCTACATCTAATAATACAACTTTAAATGTATCTATAAAAGAGGGAAGAAATAGACAAATAAGAAGAATGTTTGAAAGTGTTGGACATAAAGTGACATTTTTAAAAAGAATCTCTATTGGTAATTTAATCTTAGATGAAAAACTTAAAATTGGTGGTTATCGTCCACTTAAAAAAAGTGAAATAAATTATCTATATTCATTGTAA
- the gatA gene encoding Asp-tRNA(Asn)/Glu-tRNA(Gln) amidotransferase subunit GatA, whose protein sequence is MKEIYELTASEVRNKILNKELTSFEVVNAIFDRIEKTDELIGSFVSLRKEKALEEAKLVDEKIARGEKVGYLAGVPVAIKDNMVSLNDPATSCSKILEGYEGIYDATVVTKLKEADAIIIGKTNMDEFAMGGSTKTSCYKLTKNPWDLSKVPGGSSGGAASSVAAQQCFISLGSDTGGSIRQPASFCGVVGLKPTYGRVSRYGLMAFASSLDQIGPLAKNVEDIALAMNVIAGYDDYDATVSKLEVPDYTEFLGKDIKGIKIGVPKEYFVDGMNEDIKRVMFEALDKLKELGAEIVDISLPHTKYALPTYYVLAPAEASANLARFDGIRYGYRSKNAKDINDLYVKSRSEGFGSEVKRRIMIGTYVLSAGFYDAYFKKAQKVRALIKSDFDKAFESVDMIFTPVAPSTAFSLDAVKTPLELYLEDIFTLSANLAGVPGLSIPAGLSNGLPVGMQLLGRYFEEGKLLSVGSAFEKIRGEWKLPEGVEK, encoded by the coding sequence ATGAAAGAAATTTATGAACTTACAGCTTCAGAAGTTAGAAATAAAATTCTTAATAAAGAACTTACTTCTTTTGAGGTTGTTAATGCTATATTTGATAGAATAGAAAAAACTGATGAATTAATTGGAAGTTTTGTTTCATTAAGAAAAGAAAAAGCTCTTGAAGAGGCAAAATTAGTTGATGAAAAAATTGCTAGAGGTGAAAAGGTAGGATATCTTGCTGGAGTTCCTGTGGCTATAAAAGATAATATGGTATCACTTAATGACCCTGCTACTTCTTGCTCTAAAATTCTTGAAGGATATGAGGGAATTTATGATGCTACTGTTGTTACAAAATTAAAAGAAGCTGATGCAATAATTATAGGAAAAACTAATATGGATGAGTTTGCTATGGGAGGAAGTACAAAAACTTCTTGTTACAAACTTACAAAAAATCCTTGGGATTTATCAAAAGTTCCTGGAGGAAGTAGTGGAGGAGCAGCTTCTTCTGTTGCTGCACAACAATGTTTTATATCTTTAGGTTCTGATACAGGTGGAAGTATTAGACAACCAGCTTCTTTCTGTGGAGTTGTTGGATTAAAACCTACTTATGGTAGAGTATCAAGATATGGGCTTATGGCTTTTGCTTCATCTCTTGACCAAATTGGACCACTTGCTAAAAATGTAGAAGACATTGCTCTTGCTATGAATGTTATAGCTGGATATGATGATTATGATGCTACTGTTAGTAAATTAGAAGTTCCTGATTATACAGAATTTTTAGGAAAAGATATTAAAGGTATAAAAATTGGAGTTCCTAAAGAATATTTTGTAGATGGAATGAATGAAGATATTAAAAGAGTTATGTTTGAAGCTTTAGATAAATTAAAAGAATTAGGAGCAGAAATTGTAGATATTTCTCTTCCTCATACAAAATATGCTCTACCTACTTATTATGTATTAGCTCCAGCTGAAGCTAGTGCAAACCTTGCTAGATTTGACGGAATAAGATATGGATATAGAAGTAAAAATGCTAAAGATATCAATGATTTATATGTAAAATCTAGAAGTGAAGGATTTGGTAGCGAGGTAAAAAGAAGAATAATGATAGGAACATATGTTTTAAGTGCTGGTTTCTATGATGCATATTTCAAAAAAGCTCAAAAAGTTAGAGCCTTAATAAAATCTGATTTTGATAAAGCTTTTGAAAGTGTAGATATGATATTTACACCTGTAGCACCTTCTACAGCATTCTCTCTTGATGCTGTAAAAACACCTTTAGAATTATACTTAGAAGATATATTTACTCTTTCAGCAAACCTTGCTGGAGTTCCAGGACTTTCTATTCCTGCAGGACTTTCTAATGGTTTACCAGTAGGAATGCAACTTCTAGGAAGATACTTTGAAGAGGGAAAATTATTATCAGTAGGAAGTGCTTTTGAAAAAATAAGAGGGGAATGGAAACTTCCTGAGGGAGTTGAGAAATAA
- a CDS encoding bactofilin family protein → MAVFSRNDKTTTTDFSGKEITNIAFGSEIKGDLKIAGNLQIAGKISGKIYCNSEVVIGKTSICDGSIIARKITVQGKYTGHLEADYIELVDECVVQGEIISNRILMKEGVIFEGTSKHREAFLPDKNIILEIEKKK, encoded by the coding sequence ATGGCAGTCTTTAGTAGAAATGATAAGACAACAACTACAGATTTTTCAGGAAAAGAGATAACAAATATTGCATTTGGTAGTGAAATAAAAGGAGATTTAAAAATAGCAGGAAATCTTCAGATAGCAGGAAAAATTTCTGGAAAAATTTATTGTAATTCTGAAGTTGTTATTGGAAAAACTAGTATTTGTGATGGAAGTATAATTGCAAGAAAAATAACTGTTCAGGGAAAATATACAGGACATTTAGAGGCTGACTATATTGAGCTTGTAGATGAATGTGTGGTTCAAGGAGAAATTATAAGCAATAGAATATTGATGAAAGAGGGCGTTATATTCGAAGGAACTAGTAAACATAGAGAAGCTTTTTTACCAGATAAAAATATAATATTAGAAATTGAAAAGAAAAAATAA
- a CDS encoding PD-(D/E)XK nuclease family protein: protein MRFEYINFKEDYIKNIENKETTLLVFNDYFLKNYFLRNREKNILEKEGTFLTLEEFQKNIFTTNKIILTEAKRPLTLYKNISTSLKEEFNINNYYDIIDIADLFFKYYKELNINLIQTIDTSLLKDWQIDKIEKFQKMKKEYDKFLNKNNFIPSDWIIDLENFNENFLKKFKKIIFIDIPYFTPIIKKVLEKIDSFLEIEIVIQGNSKIYNEKELKFNKLGINKNIFLNKENIKVYQINEDIEEILNLLTLLNEKEKIGYIYTPNVDGNTFSKLLPKYFYTGKLKKLEETEFYKFLKIQSDLLFSIEPKKRKGIKVEILRKALDNKIFNKIYGIDLKAKRDFFEIFNREYKYLDEIIFEKTEIFSEDRKIKIEKIFREIKKDLEKIEKFKTVDEFYNYFKEIGFENLIENIYTDFFEKFHEVIFNIKSSELLFGKNGFKEIFNKEIGKYLYILLGKYMEGIELESVDKEKTIEIKGIIRDIQESRLNFRGEAYFIDINNNFIPKIKDKHQIFTDRQLNQMGFITEEEKINILKYRFLQGILNADKNIIFYKKDSDSKIDKSSFLEEIILECGITIEENKLNKETINNIIEEYFFREKDFNIISNNYQMKKDFSRLINEDGKMTFGTYDALQLEKCQYRYFLEKVVGIYEDVEDEFGSSFALLGNIVHKIFEEIVDKTYYNIIKKRDFSIDESLLDRILSQELEKNTMKIPVYMDLYFQKIMIPTIKNGVKTFYKKIEKEFSDKKINTFFSEKGRVYFSDYNEDDKTKPDIVLKGRIDLVVDCQEEKYIIDYKTGGTADGQLDIYSLMLYGDSNVAKKIIYNVIKEEMKEIEESLVTKEKLNEILNNFIEEKTYLRAEKVSECRNCSFLNICRRDVI, encoded by the coding sequence ATGAGGTTTGAATATATTAATTTTAAGGAAGATTATATAAAAAATATAGAGAATAAAGAAACGACTCTTTTAGTTTTTAATGATTATTTTTTAAAAAATTATTTTTTAAGAAATAGAGAAAAAAATATATTAGAAAAAGAGGGAACATTTTTAACTTTAGAAGAATTTCAAAAAAATATTTTTACAACTAATAAAATAATATTAACAGAAGCTAAAAGACCTCTTACTTTGTATAAGAATATCTCTACTTCTTTAAAAGAGGAATTTAATATAAATAATTATTATGATATTATTGACATTGCAGACTTATTTTTTAAATATTATAAAGAGTTAAATATAAATCTTATACAAACTATAGACACTTCTTTACTAAAAGATTGGCAAATTGATAAAATAGAAAAATTTCAAAAAATGAAAAAAGAATATGATAAATTTTTAAATAAAAATAATTTTATTCCAAGTGATTGGATAATAGATTTAGAAAATTTTAATGAAAATTTTTTAAAAAAATTTAAGAAGATAATTTTTATAGATATACCATATTTTACTCCTATAATAAAAAAGGTTTTAGAAAAAATAGATAGCTTTTTAGAAATAGAAATTGTAATTCAAGGAAATTCAAAAATATATAATGAAAAAGAATTAAAATTTAATAAACTTGGAATAAATAAAAATATATTTTTAAATAAAGAAAATATAAAAGTTTATCAAATAAATGAAGATATAGAGGAAATATTGAATTTACTAACTCTTTTAAATGAAAAAGAAAAAATAGGTTATATATATACTCCTAATGTAGATGGCAACACTTTTTCTAAACTTTTACCAAAATATTTTTATACAGGAAAATTAAAAAAATTAGAGGAAACAGAATTTTATAAATTCTTAAAAATACAAAGTGATTTACTTTTTTCAATAGAACCTAAAAAAAGAAAAGGGATAAAAGTAGAAATTTTAAGAAAAGCTTTAGATAATAAAATATTTAATAAAATTTATGGAATAGATTTGAAAGCAAAAAGAGATTTTTTTGAAATTTTTAATAGAGAATATAAATATTTAGATGAAATTATATTTGAAAAAACAGAAATTTTTAGTGAAGATAGAAAAATTAAAATAGAAAAAATCTTTAGAGAAATAAAGAAAGATTTGGAAAAAATAGAAAAATTTAAAACAGTTGATGAATTTTATAATTATTTTAAAGAGATTGGATTTGAAAATTTAATTGAAAATATATATACAGACTTTTTCGAAAAATTCCATGAGGTTATTTTTAATATAAAAAGTAGTGAGCTTTTATTTGGAAAAAATGGATTTAAAGAGATTTTTAATAAAGAGATTGGAAAATATCTATATATTTTACTTGGAAAATATATGGAAGGGATTGAGTTAGAATCTGTAGATAAAGAAAAAACTATTGAGATAAAAGGAATAATAAGAGATATTCAAGAATCAAGATTAAATTTTAGAGGAGAAGCTTATTTTATAGATATAAATAATAATTTTATTCCTAAAATAAAAGATAAACATCAAATTTTTACAGATAGACAACTTAATCAAATGGGGTTTATAACTGAAGAGGAAAAAATAAATATATTAAAATATAGATTTTTACAAGGAATATTAAATGCTGATAAAAATATAATTTTCTATAAAAAAGATAGTGATAGTAAAATTGATAAATCTTCATTTTTAGAAGAGATAATTTTAGAATGTGGCATAACAATAGAGGAAAATAAACTTAATAAAGAAACTATAAATAATATTATAGAGGAATATTTCTTTAGAGAAAAAGATTTTAATATAATAAGCAATAACTATCAAATGAAAAAAGATTTTTCAAGATTAATAAATGAAGATGGAAAAATGACTTTTGGGACTTATGATGCTTTACAACTTGAAAAATGCCAATATAGATATTTTTTAGAAAAAGTAGTTGGAATTTATGAAGATGTAGAAGATGAGTTTGGAAGTTCCTTTGCACTTTTAGGAAATATAGTCCACAAAATATTTGAAGAGATAGTTGATAAAACTTATTATAATATTATCAAAAAAAGAGATTTTTCTATAGATGAAAGTTTATTAGATAGAATATTATCTCAAGAATTAGAAAAAAATACAATGAAAATACCTGTTTATATGGACTTATATTTTCAAAAGATAATGATACCTACAATAAAAAATGGGGTAAAAACTTTTTATAAAAAAATAGAAAAAGAATTTTCTGACAAAAAAATAAATACTTTCTTTAGTGAAAAAGGGAGAGTTTATTTTAGTGATTATAATGAAGATGATAAAACAAAACCAGACATAGTTTTGAAAGGAAGAATAGACTTAGTTGTAGATTGCCAAGAGGAAAAATATATAATAGATTATAAAACAGGTGGAACAGCAGATGGGCAGCTTGATATTTATTCTCTTATGCTCTATGGAGATTCTAATGTAGCTAAAAAGATAATCTATAATGTTATAAAAGAAGAGATGAAAGAGATTGAAGAAAGTTTAGTTACAAAGGAAAAATTAAATGAAATCTTAAATAATTTTATAGAGGAAAAAACTTATTTAAGAGCTGAAAAAGTTTCTGAATGTAGAAATTGTAGCTTTTTAAATATATGTAGAAGGGATGTGATATAA
- a CDS encoding M23 family metallopeptidase, translated as MKNRYYVTITDLKGMKCYSFDKIVKKYLLVIGILFTFSIAALITVVLILNHKVNLYSFYRVENEKLVDKIEDNKKEYLVQLEEANKKITEKEVELENITSKIDEIEKLMGEDIGLPEQLTETEKLDLAKMSVLERRFLLEVVPSGQPLEPFKGYSSLFGTRDHPVLEKKLYHYGLDFKGTKGTKIVTTADGIIEFAGYNSGGFGNLVIVAHSYGFKTYYAHMSKIDVKVGEIVKKGQKIGEVGSTGRSTGPHLHYEIHYLGKRMDPINFTEWNIDKYNNLFEKEKGVKWQSLVEMIRQQLQIFQEKR; from the coding sequence TTGAAAAATAGATATTATGTTACAATAACAGATTTAAAAGGGATGAAATGTTATTCTTTTGATAAAATAGTAAAAAAATATTTATTGGTTATAGGGATATTATTTACTTTTAGTATAGCAGCATTGATAACTGTGGTGTTAATACTTAATCATAAAGTTAATTTATATAGTTTTTATAGAGTAGAAAATGAAAAATTAGTTGATAAAATAGAGGATAATAAAAAAGAATATCTTGTACAGTTAGAGGAAGCAAATAAAAAAATAACAGAAAAAGAAGTAGAATTAGAAAATATCACTTCAAAAATAGATGAAATTGAAAAATTAATGGGAGAAGATATAGGACTTCCAGAACAATTAACAGAAACGGAAAAATTAGATTTAGCTAAAATGAGTGTGCTAGAAAGAAGATTTTTATTAGAAGTTGTTCCTAGTGGACAACCACTAGAACCATTTAAAGGTTATTCAAGTTTATTTGGAACAAGAGACCATCCAGTATTAGAAAAAAAATTATATCATTATGGTTTGGATTTTAAAGGAACTAAAGGAACTAAAATTGTTACTACTGCTGATGGAATTATAGAATTTGCAGGATATAATTCAGGTGGTTTTGGAAATTTAGTTATTGTAGCTCATAGTTATGGATTTAAAACTTATTATGCTCATATGAGTAAAATAGATGTTAAAGTTGGGGAAATAGTGAAAAAAGGTCAAAAAATAGGAGAGGTAGGTAGTACAGGAAGGTCAACAGGACCACATCTTCATTATGAGATTCATTATTTGGGAAAAAGAATGGACCCAATAAATTTTACAGAATGGAATATAGATAAGTATAATAATCTTTTTGAAAAAGAGAAGGGGGTAAAATGGCAGTCTTTAGTAGAAATGATAAGACAACAACTACAGATTTTTCAGGAAAAGAGATAA
- the gatB gene encoding Asp-tRNA(Asn)/Glu-tRNA(Gln) amidotransferase subunit GatB — MIKEWESVIGLEVHLQLKTNTKVWCNCSTDYDNDEPNTHTCPICLGHPGALPKLNKKVLEYAIKTALALNCKINHECSFDRKNYFYPDTPKNYQITQFENSYAGKGYLDINVNGKEKRVGITKIQIEEDAGKSIHGVNESFINFNRASIPLVEIISEPDMRTSEEAYEYLTLLKNTIKYTGVSDVSMELGSLRCDANISVHYKGEPFGTRVEVKNLNSFKAVARAIDYEINRQIEVIEKGGVIDQETRTWDDEHQITRVMRSKEEAMDYRYFPEPDLLKVIIEDEEIERIKALMPENIVDKIHRFINEYQIPEYDANILCEDIELADYFEKVAHASKNPKVSSNWIMTEVLKYLKNNNIEIKNFPILPETLGEIITLIDKNVISSKIAKTVFEMKFTDDRTPSQIVEEEKMAQVVDSSAIESLVEEVLANNPKLIEDYKNSDEGRKPRVLKGLVGQAMKLSKGKANPQMVTDLIVAKLS; from the coding sequence ATGATAAAAGAGTGGGAATCAGTAATAGGACTTGAAGTTCATCTTCAATTAAAAACAAATACAAAAGTTTGGTGTAATTGTAGTACAGATTATGATAATGATGAGCCAAACACTCATACATGTCCAATTTGTTTAGGACACCCTGGAGCTTTACCAAAATTAAATAAAAAAGTTTTAGAGTATGCTATCAAAACTGCTCTAGCTCTTAATTGTAAAATAAATCATGAATGTTCTTTTGACAGAAAAAATTACTTCTATCCTGATACTCCTAAGAACTATCAAATAACTCAATTTGAAAATTCTTATGCTGGAAAAGGATATTTAGATATCAATGTTAATGGAAAAGAAAAAAGAGTTGGAATTACAAAAATTCAAATAGAGGAAGATGCTGGAAAATCTATCCATGGAGTTAATGAATCATTTATTAACTTTAACAGAGCTTCTATACCTTTAGTTGAAATTATCTCTGAACCTGATATGAGAACTTCAGAAGAAGCTTATGAATATTTAACTTTACTTAAAAATACTATAAAATATACTGGTGTAAGTGATGTTTCTATGGAACTTGGTTCTTTAAGATGTGACGCTAATATTTCTGTTCACTATAAAGGAGAACCATTTGGAACTAGAGTTGAAGTTAAAAACTTAAACTCATTTAAAGCAGTAGCAAGAGCTATTGATTATGAAATCAATAGACAAATAGAAGTTATTGAAAAAGGTGGAGTTATAGACCAAGAAACTAGAACTTGGGATGACGAACATCAAATCACAAGAGTAATGAGAAGTAAAGAAGAGGCTATGGATTACAGATATTTCCCTGAGCCAGACCTTTTAAAAGTTATAATTGAAGATGAAGAAATCGAAAGAATAAAAGCTCTTATGCCAGAAAATATTGTAGATAAAATTCACAGATTTATAAATGAATATCAAATTCCTGAATATGATGCTAATATTCTTTGTGAAGATATAGAACTTGCTGATTACTTTGAAAAAGTTGCTCATGCTTCTAAAAATCCAAAAGTAAGCTCTAACTGGATAATGACAGAAGTTTTAAAATATCTAAAAAATAATAATATAGAAATTAAAAACTTCCCAATTTTACCAGAAACTTTAGGAGAAATTATAACTCTTATTGATAAAAATGTTATTTCTTCAAAAATAGCAAAAACTGTTTTTGAAATGAAATTTACTGACGATAGAACTCCTTCTCAAATAGTTGAAGAGGAGAAAATGGCTCAAGTAGTTGATTCTTCTGCTATTGAATCTTTAGTTGAAGAAGTTTTAGCAAATAATCCAAAATTAATTGAGGACTATAAAAATTCTGACGAAGGAAGAAAACCTAGAGTATTAAAAGGACTTGTAGGACAAGCTATGAAACTTTCTAAAGGAAAAGCAAACCCTCAAATGGTAACAGATTTAATTGTAGCAAAATTATCTTAA